A region from the Hypericibacter adhaerens genome encodes:
- a CDS encoding DUF5063 domain-containing protein: MPSSDLALPVRNFLELIKAPPASKTARLQALAAALDHLAYAYHGLTGTDFDYDVTDHPPDWHQRAYREIGARFPELGFYSVVESKGIDESPALGDAIDDLIDIDAELRDVLALWDLGSHQVAANQYLWGYRFHWGRHLLDLRKHLHALLYEL; encoded by the coding sequence ATGCCGTCCTCAGACTTGGCTCTCCCGGTCCGCAACTTCCTGGAATTGATCAAGGCGCCGCCGGCGTCGAAGACCGCGCGGCTTCAGGCGCTGGCCGCGGCGCTCGACCATCTGGCCTATGCCTATCATGGCCTGACGGGGACGGATTTCGACTACGACGTCACCGATCATCCGCCGGACTGGCATCAAAGGGCCTATCGGGAGATCGGCGCGCGATTTCCGGAGCTCGGTTTCTATTCGGTCGTGGAGTCGAAAGGAATCGACGAATCGCCGGCGCTCGGGGACGCGATCGACGATCTGATCGATATCGATGCCGAGCTGCGCGACGTGCTCGCCCTATGGGATCTCGGTTCGCACCAGGTCGCGGCCAACCAGTATCTCTGGGGCTACCGCTTTCACTGGGGCCGTCACCTGCTCGATTTGCGGAAGCATCTGCATGCCCTCCTTTACGAGCTATGA
- the rpmA gene encoding 50S ribosomal protein L27 translates to MAHKKAGGSSRNGRDSAGKRLGVKKYGDETVLSGNIIVRQRGTTYHPGANVGMGRDHTIFATSNGKVRFKRATGGRTFVSVEPQS, encoded by the coding sequence ATGGCCCACAAGAAAGCAGGCGGCAGCTCGCGCAACGGCCGCGATTCGGCCGGCAAGCGCCTCGGCGTGAAGAAGTACGGCGATGAGACGGTGCTCTCCGGCAACATCATCGTGCGCCAGCGCGGCACCACCTACCATCCCGGCGCCAATGTCGGCATGGGCCGCGACCACACCATCTTCGCCACCAGCAACGGCAAGGTCCGCTTCAAGCGCGCCACGGGCGGCCGGACCTTCGTCTCGGTGGAGCCGCAGAGCTGA
- a CDS encoding nicotinate-nucleotide adenylyltransferase, with amino-acid sequence MGGSFNPAHEGHRQISQTALHRLGLDEIWWLVSPQNPLKPEAGMAPFAERLASARAVARDPRIKVTDIEARLGTRYTADTLEKLTRRFPGHAFVWLMGADNLLQIHKWRDWQRIFHLLPVAVLARPSYSLKALSAPAAQRFLRARWPERLGRRLVQAEPPAWLLIHGPLNPASATAIRAARRMGRREGKGAST; translated from the coding sequence CTGGGCGGCTCCTTCAACCCGGCTCATGAGGGCCATCGCCAGATCTCGCAGACCGCCCTCCACCGGCTGGGGCTGGACGAGATCTGGTGGCTGGTGAGCCCCCAGAACCCCCTGAAGCCCGAGGCCGGGATGGCGCCCTTCGCCGAGCGGCTGGCCTCGGCCCGGGCGGTGGCCCGCGATCCCAGGATCAAAGTCACGGATATCGAGGCCCGGCTCGGCACCCGCTACACCGCCGATACGTTAGAAAAGCTGACCCGGCGCTTCCCGGGGCACGCCTTCGTCTGGCTGATGGGGGCCGACAACCTGCTCCAGATCCACAAATGGCGGGACTGGCAACGAATATTTCACCTGCTGCCGGTTGCGGTCCTGGCCCGTCCTTCTTATTCTTTGAAGGCGCTGTCCGCTCCGGCGGCGCAGCGTTTCCTGCGGGCCCGTTGGCCGGAACGGCTGGGACGCAGGTTGGTGCAGGCCGAGCCGCCCGCCTGGCTTCTGATCCATGGGCCGCTCAACCCGGCATCGGCGACCGCGATCCGCGCCGCGCGGAGGATGGGACGGCGCGAAGGCAAAGGAGCGAGCACATAA
- a CDS encoding alpha/beta hydrolase — MRKDVAFKTEDGVTLRGWLYQPDKARSPVPTIVMAHGFSAVKENYLDKFAEVYAAAGLGALVFDNRNFGASDGEPRQHIDPWQQVSDYRDAITYASTLPEVDADRIGIWGSSYSGAHVLVVGALDRRVKCVVSQVPLISGHRNARRLIRADMIAAVQGMFLEDRKARYAGKPHGMIAVVSNDPNVPCALPTPDSYEWFTETAKLRAPAWRNEVTLQSVELFTEYEPGIYIEYVSPTPLLLVVAAGDHLTVADEALAAYGRALEPKKLALLGGGHFDAYVKDFPASSGAARDWFAQHLLDE, encoded by the coding sequence ATGCGTAAGGATGTGGCGTTCAAGACCGAGGATGGCGTGACGCTGCGGGGCTGGCTCTATCAGCCCGACAAGGCCCGCAGCCCCGTGCCGACGATCGTGATGGCGCACGGCTTCTCGGCCGTGAAGGAGAACTATCTCGACAAGTTCGCCGAGGTCTATGCCGCGGCCGGCCTCGGCGCGCTCGTGTTCGACAACCGCAATTTCGGCGCCAGCGACGGCGAGCCGCGCCAGCATATCGATCCCTGGCAACAGGTGTCGGACTATCGCGACGCCATCACCTACGCCTCGACGCTGCCGGAGGTGGATGCGGACAGGATCGGCATCTGGGGCTCGAGCTATAGCGGCGCCCATGTGCTGGTCGTGGGCGCGCTCGACCGCCGCGTCAAATGCGTCGTCTCGCAGGTGCCGCTGATCAGCGGCCATCGCAACGCGCGCCGGCTCATCCGCGCGGACATGATCGCGGCGGTGCAGGGCATGTTCCTCGAGGACCGCAAGGCCCGCTATGCGGGCAAGCCGCACGGCATGATCGCCGTGGTCTCGAACGATCCGAACGTCCCTTGCGCGCTGCCGACGCCGGATTCCTACGAGTGGTTCACGGAAACGGCGAAGCTCAGGGCGCCCGCCTGGCGCAACGAGGTGACGCTGCAATCGGTCGAGCTCTTCACCGAATACGAGCCGGGCATCTATATCGAATATGTCAGCCCGACGCCACTTCTCCTGGTGGTCGCCGCCGGCGACCATCTGACGGTGGCCGACGAGGCGCTGGCCGCCTATGGCCGCGCGCTCGAGCCCAAGAAACTGGCGCTCCTCGGCGGCGGCCATTTCGACGCCTATGTGAAGGATTTCCCCGCCTCCAGCGGCGCCGCGCGCGACTGGTTCGCCCAGCATCTGCTGGACGAGTGA
- a CDS encoding HAD-IC family P-type ATPase, with amino-acid sequence MPANAGLPAGLSAAEANRRLAESGPNEMVETAEHPLRRALRHFWAPVPWMLEVTILLQLVAGEGVEAAMVAALLLINVVLAMVQEGRASATLALLRQRLAPRARVRRDGSWSDMPAAALVQGDIVQISLGGIVPADLKLLSGSVLLDQSMLTGESVAVERGPDEQAYAGALVNRGEAVAEVTATGARTYFGRTAELVRAADVQSSEQKAVLGVVKALTAVNMAIVVGMVAYAYAIGMTLVQIIPLVLAALLSAVPVAMPAVFTLAAALGARRLADEGVLLARLSALQEAAMIDVLCVDKTGTLTMNSLSVSGVVPLVDGLTEAALLSRAAAASSADGQDRVDAAIRAAAAQRGGAALPVIRFTPFDPATKMAEALIADPSGAPLRIAKGSPIAIAALAPLDPSAQAALKRMTGEGSRVLAIAAGAPDSMAVIGLIGLSDPPRPDSAPLLAELRGLGIGAVMVTGDTAETAGTVARTIGLQGPVCPPGKIPESVGPRDYAVYAGVFPEDKFRLVRAFQRQGHAVGMCGDGANDAPALRQAQMGIAVASATDVAKSAAGLVLTAPGLRGILACIEEGRAAFQRVLTFTLGMLVSKAVTLIVMGGGLVMTGHAVMTPLLQAIWMLTGDIPMMARAADRAKPTPYPNAWKIRELVLAALPLGSVKLLYVMAVLALGWFRLKLDAETMRTLTFLTLVLAGQMTGLVLRARGHVWHSRPALVLLAAIAAAAALASALAWAGWFMAALPGWLVLSLYGGSLGYGLVLDLVKVAMLRWLPIDRR; translated from the coding sequence TTGCCCGCTAACGCCGGATTGCCGGCGGGCCTCTCCGCGGCCGAGGCCAACCGTCGCCTCGCGGAATCCGGCCCCAACGAGATGGTCGAGACCGCCGAGCATCCGTTGCGCCGCGCGCTCCGGCATTTCTGGGCGCCGGTGCCCTGGATGCTCGAGGTCACCATCCTCCTGCAGCTCGTGGCGGGCGAGGGGGTGGAAGCGGCGATGGTGGCCGCCCTGCTGCTCATCAATGTCGTGCTCGCCATGGTGCAGGAGGGCCGTGCCAGCGCGACGCTGGCACTTCTGCGCCAGCGCCTGGCGCCGCGCGCCCGGGTGCGCCGCGACGGCTCATGGTCCGATATGCCGGCGGCGGCACTGGTGCAGGGCGACATCGTCCAGATCTCGCTCGGCGGCATCGTGCCGGCCGACCTGAAGCTGCTGTCGGGCTCGGTGCTGCTCGACCAGTCGATGCTGACCGGCGAATCCGTCGCGGTGGAGCGGGGGCCGGACGAGCAGGCCTATGCCGGTGCCCTGGTGAACCGCGGCGAGGCCGTGGCCGAGGTCACCGCCACGGGCGCCCGCACCTATTTCGGCCGCACCGCCGAGCTGGTGCGCGCCGCCGACGTCCAGAGCAGCGAGCAGAAGGCCGTGCTCGGCGTGGTCAAGGCGCTGACCGCGGTGAACATGGCCATCGTCGTCGGCATGGTCGCCTATGCCTATGCCATCGGCATGACGCTGGTGCAGATCATCCCCTTGGTGCTGGCGGCGCTGCTCTCCGCCGTGCCGGTTGCGATGCCCGCCGTTTTCACGCTGGCGGCGGCACTGGGTGCGCGGCGGCTCGCCGACGAGGGCGTGCTGCTGGCAAGACTGTCGGCCCTGCAGGAAGCGGCCATGATCGACGTGCTCTGCGTCGACAAGACCGGCACCCTGACGATGAACAGTCTCAGCGTGAGCGGCGTGGTGCCGCTCGTGGACGGTCTCACCGAGGCGGCCTTGCTCAGCCGCGCGGCGGCGGCCAGCTCGGCCGACGGCCAGGACCGGGTCGATGCAGCGATCCGGGCGGCCGCGGCGCAGCGCGGCGGTGCTGCCCTGCCGGTGATCCGCTTCACGCCTTTCGATCCGGCCACCAAGATGGCCGAGGCGCTGATCGCCGACCCGTCGGGTGCCCCGTTGCGCATCGCCAAGGGCTCGCCGATCGCGATCGCCGCCCTGGCGCCGCTGGATCCCTCGGCGCAAGCCGCGTTGAAGCGCATGACCGGGGAAGGCAGCCGCGTCCTCGCCATCGCCGCCGGCGCGCCGGACAGCATGGCGGTGATCGGCCTGATCGGGCTCAGCGATCCGCCGCGCCCCGATTCCGCGCCGCTGCTGGCTGAATTGCGGGGGCTCGGTATCGGTGCCGTCATGGTCACCGGCGACACCGCCGAGACCGCCGGCACGGTCGCCCGCACCATCGGCCTGCAGGGGCCGGTCTGTCCGCCCGGCAAGATCCCCGAGAGCGTCGGGCCGCGGGACTATGCGGTCTATGCCGGCGTCTTCCCGGAGGACAAGTTCCGGCTCGTCCGCGCCTTTCAGCGCCAGGGACATGCGGTGGGCATGTGCGGCGATGGCGCCAACGACGCGCCGGCGCTGCGCCAGGCGCAGATGGGCATCGCGGTGGCGAGCGCCACGGATGTCGCCAAATCCGCCGCCGGGCTCGTGCTCACCGCGCCCGGCCTGCGCGGCATCCTGGCCTGCATCGAGGAAGGCCGCGCCGCCTTCCAGCGCGTGCTGACCTTCACGCTGGGCATGCTGGTCAGCAAGGCGGTGACGCTGATCGTCATGGGCGGCGGCCTGGTGATGACGGGCCATGCGGTGATGACGCCGCTGCTGCAGGCGATCTGGATGCTGACCGGCGACATCCCGATGATGGCCCGGGCGGCCGACCGCGCGAAGCCGACGCCTTATCCCAATGCCTGGAAGATCCGCGAGCTGGTGCTGGCGGCCCTGCCGCTGGGTTCGGTGAAGCTCCTCTATGTCATGGCCGTGCTGGCGCTCGGCTGGTTCCGGCTGAAGCTCGATGCCGAGACGATGCGGACCCTGACCTTCCTGACGCTGGTGCTGGCGGGCCAGATGACCGGGCTCGTCCTGCGGGCGCGGGGCCATGTCTGGCATTCCCGCCCGGCGTTGGTGCTGCTCGCGGCGATCGCGGCTGCGGCCGCGCTGGCCTCGGCCCTCGCTTGGGCAGGCTGGTTCATGGCGGCGCTGCCGGGCTGGCTCGTGCTCTCGCTCTATGGCGGCAGCCTCGGCTACGGCCTGGTGCTGGACTTGGTGAAGGTCGCGATGCTGCGCTGGCTGCCGATCGACCGGCGGTGA
- the obgE gene encoding GTPase ObgE, with product MKFLDQAKIYLRSGDGGAGVVGFHREKFVEFGGPDGGDGGRGGHIVIEAVPNLNTLIDFRYQQHFKAPKGGHGMGKNRTGAAAPDLVIKMPVGTQVLDEDKETVLLDLTEPGQRVVFLKGGDGGFGNNHYKTSTNQAPRRADPGWPGEERWVWLRLKLIADAGLVGLPNAGKSTLLAAVSRAKPKIADYPFTTLHPQLGVVLTDGAEFVLADIPGLIEGASEGAGLGTRFLGHVERCGVLIHLVDGTSDDVARDYRTIREELAAYGGGLAEKKELLALNKCDALDDAEIQSKARKLARASGGKVFRISGASGKGIKELMRAAYADVKAYRAAEAEAKAAKAAETIDLDDAHAEDDEA from the coding sequence ATGAAGTTCCTCGACCAGGCCAAGATCTATCTGCGCAGCGGCGATGGCGGCGCCGGCGTCGTCGGTTTCCATCGCGAGAAGTTCGTCGAGTTCGGCGGGCCCGATGGCGGCGATGGCGGGCGCGGCGGCCATATCGTCATCGAGGCCGTGCCCAACCTGAACACGCTGATCGATTTCCGCTACCAGCAGCATTTCAAAGCGCCCAAGGGCGGTCATGGCATGGGCAAGAACCGCACCGGTGCCGCCGCCCCCGATCTCGTCATCAAGATGCCGGTGGGCACGCAGGTGCTCGACGAGGACAAGGAGACCGTGCTGCTCGACCTGACCGAGCCCGGCCAGCGCGTGGTCTTCCTCAAGGGCGGCGATGGCGGCTTCGGCAACAACCACTACAAGACCTCGACCAACCAGGCGCCACGCCGCGCCGATCCCGGCTGGCCGGGCGAGGAGCGCTGGGTCTGGCTGCGGCTCAAGCTGATCGCCGATGCCGGGCTCGTGGGCCTGCCCAATGCCGGCAAGTCGACGCTGCTGGCCGCCGTGAGCCGCGCCAAGCCCAAGATCGCCGACTACCCCTTCACCACGCTCCATCCGCAGCTCGGCGTCGTGCTGACGGACGGCGCCGAGTTCGTGCTGGCCGACATCCCCGGCCTGATCGAGGGCGCCTCGGAGGGGGCGGGCCTCGGCACGCGCTTCCTCGGCCATGTCGAGCGCTGCGGCGTGCTGATCCATCTGGTGGACGGCACCTCGGACGACGTGGCGCGCGACTACCGCACCATCCGCGAGGAGCTGGCGGCCTATGGCGGCGGTCTCGCCGAGAAGAAGGAACTGCTCGCCCTCAACAAATGCGACGCGCTCGACGACGCCGAGATCCAGTCCAAGGCGCGCAAGCTCGCGCGCGCCTCGGGGGGCAAGGTGTTCCGCATCTCCGGCGCCAGCGGCAAGGGCATCAAGGAGCTGATGCGCGCGGCCTATGCCGACGTGAAGGCCTATCGCGCCGCGGAAGCCGAGGCCAAGGCGGCGAAGGCCGCCGAGACGATCGATCTGGACGACGCTCATGCCGAGGATGACGAGGCATGA
- a CDS encoding class II histone deacetylase translates to MATGLVHDERFFWVELGAYLPLGPLTQPFPAMDSPDGKRRILNLLRASGIFDQLTSLTPRMATEDELARIHTRDYIARVKELSEGYGGPVGDYTAICAGAYDICRLAAGGCITAFDAVLDGTVSNAFALVRPCGHHAEADRGRGFAVFSNVAVAVADARARRGLSRIAVIDWDVHHGNGTQWSFYEDPSVLTISIHQDRLYPLESGALEETGKGAGEGYNINIPLPAGSGHGAYVRTIERVVLPALRAFKPELIAVASGFDANVLDPLAHMLCHSGTFREMTRLVKQAAEDLCGGRLVVCLEGGYAPVYIPYCAAPVIETLAGLQTQIDDPMHDWVSNMGGQELLPHQEAVIERAAALAARVPSPRA, encoded by the coding sequence ATGGCGACGGGGCTGGTGCATGACGAACGGTTCTTCTGGGTCGAGCTGGGGGCCTATCTGCCGCTGGGGCCGCTGACGCAGCCCTTTCCGGCCATGGACAGCCCCGACGGCAAGCGCCGGATCCTGAACCTGCTGCGCGCGAGCGGTATCTTCGATCAGCTGACCTCGCTGACGCCGCGTATGGCCACCGAGGACGAGCTGGCCCGCATCCATACGCGCGACTATATCGCCCGCGTCAAGGAACTCAGCGAGGGCTATGGCGGCCCGGTCGGCGACTACACGGCGATCTGCGCGGGTGCCTATGACATCTGCCGTCTCGCGGCGGGCGGCTGCATCACGGCCTTCGACGCGGTTCTCGACGGGACGGTGAGCAACGCCTTCGCGCTCGTCCGCCCCTGCGGCCATCATGCCGAAGCCGACCGGGGCCGGGGGTTCGCCGTCTTCTCGAATGTCGCGGTCGCGGTGGCGGATGCCAGGGCGCGCCGCGGCTTGAGCCGCATCGCCGTCATCGACTGGGACGTGCATCACGGCAACGGCACGCAATGGTCCTTCTACGAAGATCCGAGCGTGCTCACGATCTCCATCCATCAGGACCGGCTCTATCCGCTCGAAAGCGGCGCCCTGGAGGAAACGGGTAAGGGTGCCGGCGAGGGATACAACATCAACATCCCGCTGCCCGCGGGCAGCGGCCATGGCGCCTATGTCCGCACGATCGAGCGCGTCGTCCTTCCCGCGCTTCGTGCGTTCAAGCCGGAGCTGATCGCCGTAGCCTCGGGCTTCGACGCCAATGTGCTCGACCCCCTGGCGCATATGCTGTGCCACAGCGGGACGTTCCGCGAAATGACGCGGCTGGTGAAGCAGGCGGCCGAGGATCTCTGCGGGGGCCGCCTCGTCGTCTGTCTCGAGGGCGGCTATGCGCCGGTCTATATCCCCTACTGCGCCGCGCCGGTCATCGAGACGCTGGCGGGTCTGCAGACGCAAATCGACGATCCCATGCATGACTGGGTCAGCAACATGGGCGGGCAGGAACTGCTGCCCCACCAGGAAGCCGTCATCGAACGTGCGGCCGCCCTTGCTGCACGCGTGCCCTCGCCGCGCGCTTGA
- a CDS encoding GIY-YIG nuclease family protein, translated as MWFVCFLQLGNGDIYVGSTNNLERRLSSHQEGQVQSTKAHLPIALKSYVAVATEENARALEQYFKSGSGKAFATKRFW; from the coding sequence GTGTGGTTCGTCTGCTTCCTTCAGCTCGGCAATGGCGACATCTATGTTGGCTCAACCAACAACCTTGAGCGCCGGCTGAGCTCTCATCAGGAAGGCCAGGTTCAGTCCACGAAGGCGCATTTACCCATCGCGCTGAAATCTTATGTCGCGGTGGCGACGGAGGAGAATGCGCGGGCGCTGGAGCAGTATTTCAAATCCGGTTCCGGTAAGGCGTTCGCCACCAAGCGCTTCTGGTAG
- the proB gene encoding glutamate 5-kinase has product MNGTRTKSGLAQSKRLVVKIGSALLVDEKTGAIRRQWLDALADDVAEIRQAGTEVLLVSSGAIAVGRRHLGLLDGALKLEEKQAAAATGQARLAHAYQETLARHDITAAQVLLTLGDTEERRRHLNARSTLQTLLRFACVPVINENDTVATAEIRFGDNDRLAARVAAMVSADALVLLSDIDGLYTADPRRNPEARFIPEVTEITPEIEAMAGEALPGYSSGGMVTKLAAARVALGAGCRMAIANGRQLHPLKAIREGGPCSWFLPAATPLTARKTWIQGALKPVGKLVVDDGALKALSSGKSLLPAGVVTVEGRFERGDAVIVADAQGREVARGLSAYSAEDARRIKGHKSREIEALLGYRGRDEMIHRDDLVLSRS; this is encoded by the coding sequence ATGAACGGCACGCGCACGAAATCCGGCCTCGCCCAGAGCAAGCGGCTGGTGGTCAAGATCGGCTCGGCGCTGCTGGTCGACGAGAAGACCGGCGCCATCCGCCGGCAATGGCTCGACGCGCTGGCGGACGATGTGGCCGAGATCCGTCAAGCCGGCACCGAGGTGCTGCTGGTCTCGTCGGGCGCCATCGCGGTCGGGCGGCGCCATCTGGGCCTGCTCGACGGCGCCCTCAAGCTCGAGGAGAAGCAGGCGGCCGCCGCCACCGGCCAGGCCCGCCTCGCCCACGCCTATCAGGAGACGCTGGCGCGCCACGACATCACCGCGGCGCAGGTGCTGCTGACGCTGGGCGACACCGAGGAGCGCCGGCGCCATCTCAATGCCCGCTCGACGCTGCAGACGCTGCTCAGGTTTGCTTGCGTGCCGGTGATCAACGAGAACGACACGGTCGCGACCGCCGAGATCCGCTTCGGCGACAATGACCGCCTCGCCGCCCGCGTTGCCGCCATGGTCAGCGCCGATGCGCTGGTGCTGCTTTCCGACATCGACGGGCTCTATACCGCCGATCCGCGCCGCAACCCCGAGGCCCGCTTCATTCCCGAGGTGACCGAGATCACGCCCGAGATCGAGGCGATGGCGGGCGAGGCGCTGCCCGGCTACAGCTCGGGCGGCATGGTGACGAAGCTCGCGGCCGCGCGCGTGGCGCTCGGCGCCGGCTGCCGCATGGCGATCGCCAACGGCCGCCAGCTGCATCCGCTGAAGGCGATCCGCGAGGGCGGCCCCTGCAGCTGGTTCCTGCCCGCGGCGACACCTCTCACTGCGCGCAAGACCTGGATCCAGGGCGCCCTCAAGCCGGTGGGCAAGCTGGTGGTCGACGACGGTGCCTTGAAGGCGCTGAGCTCGGGCAAGAGCCTGCTGCCGGCGGGCGTGGTCACGGTCGAGGGCCGCTTCGAGCGCGGCGATGCCGTGATCGTGGCCGACGCCCAGGGCCGCGAGGTGGCCCGCGGGCTCTCCGCCTATTCGGCCGAGGATGCCCGCCGGATCAAGGGCCATAAGAGCCGTGAAATCGAAGCCCTGCTCGGCTATCGTGGCCGGGACGAAATGATCCACCGCGACGATCTCGTGTTGAGCCGGTCATGA
- the rsfS gene encoding ribosome silencing factor produces the protein MAIVKTTRAGKSKSPARPSDLLRMVETSLDDDKAEDIVTIDLKGKSSIADYMVIASGRSSRQLAAMAEHLHEKLKAKGLTQVGVEGERQGDWVLIDGGDVIVHLFRPEIRGLYNLEKMWGMELPEAERVAALG, from the coding sequence ATGGCCATCGTCAAGACAACCCGCGCCGGGAAGAGCAAGAGCCCGGCCAGACCGAGCGACCTTCTGCGCATGGTCGAGACGTCGCTCGATGACGACAAGGCCGAAGACATCGTCACCATCGATCTCAAAGGCAAATCCAGCATCGCCGACTATATGGTCATCGCGTCCGGGCGGTCCTCGCGACAGCTCGCGGCGATGGCGGAGCATCTCCATGAGAAGCTCAAGGCCAAGGGGCTCACGCAGGTGGGCGTCGAAGGCGAGCGCCAGGGCGACTGGGTGCTGATCGATGGCGGCGACGTGATCGTCCACCTGTTCCGACCGGAAATCCGCGGCCTCTACAATCTGGAAAAGATGTGGGGCATGGAGCTTCCCGAAGCGGAACGCGTGGCGGCGCTCGGATGA
- a CDS encoding bleomycin resistance protein: MTAPIAFNRLVPELLCRDFAASFAFYGEVLGFARLYGREDPPFAYLEFEGAQLMLEQIEDEASWLTGEMSPPFGRGINFQIETGDLDGLLARLARAGIALYRAPESAWYRAGDRLVGQRQFLVQDPDGYLLRFCQDLGERPLDHADAGARIVS; the protein is encoded by the coding sequence ATGACCGCCCCGATCGCCTTCAATCGCCTGGTGCCCGAGCTGCTCTGCCGCGACTTCGCGGCGAGCTTCGCCTTCTATGGCGAGGTGCTGGGCTTCGCGCGGCTCTATGGGCGCGAGGACCCGCCCTTCGCCTATCTGGAGTTCGAAGGCGCCCAGCTCATGCTGGAGCAGATCGAGGACGAGGCGAGCTGGCTGACGGGCGAGATGTCGCCGCCTTTCGGCCGCGGCATCAATTTCCAGATCGAGACCGGCGATCTCGACGGGCTGCTGGCGCGCCTGGCCCGGGCCGGCATCGCGCTCTATCGCGCGCCGGAGAGCGCCTGGTATCGCGCGGGCGACCGGCTGGTCGGTCAGCGCCAGTTCCTGGTGCAGGATCCCGACGGCTATCTCCTGCGCTTCTGCCAGGATCTGGGCGAACGGCCGCTGGATCACGCGGATGCAGGCGCGAGGATCGTGTCATGA
- a CDS encoding glutamate-5-semialdehyde dehydrogenase: protein MSAAAQPQAKPDGAALAASVRAVARAAKDAAAALSLASAAERTAALKAMAAAIREDAALILAANDKDMVAASGLTPALKDRLKLDASRVEAMAKGVEEVAALPDPLGQVMAEWDRPNGLHIARVRVPLGVIAIIYESRPNVTADAAALCLRAGNAAILRGGSESVNSSGAILASLKRALKSTGLPEGAVMRVPVQDRAAVGELLKLDDLIDVVIPRGGKSLIERVAAESRIPVLKHLDGNCHTYVDGAADLAMARRIVLNAKMRRTGICGATETLLVDRRVAKTYLPPILDDLAKAGCELRGDSETRALDHRVTLANDTDWDTEYLDAIIAVKVVDGVDEAIAHINRHGSHHTEAIVTADEKAAAKFMAEVDAGIVIHNSSTQFADGGEFGMGAEIGISTGKLHARGPVGAEQLTSYKYLVRGSGQVRP, encoded by the coding sequence ATGAGCGCCGCTGCCCAACCCCAAGCCAAGCCCGACGGCGCCGCGCTCGCCGCGTCGGTCCGCGCCGTGGCGCGCGCCGCCAAGGATGCGGCGGCGGCGCTTTCGCTCGCCAGCGCCGCCGAGCGCACCGCCGCCTTGAAGGCCATGGCGGCCGCGATCCGCGAGGACGCCGCGCTCATCCTCGCCGCCAACGACAAGGACATGGTAGCCGCGAGCGGCCTCACGCCGGCGCTGAAGGACCGCCTCAAGCTCGACGCCAGCCGTGTCGAGGCGATGGCCAAGGGCGTCGAGGAAGTGGCGGCCCTGCCCGATCCCCTGGGTCAGGTGATGGCCGAATGGGACCGGCCCAACGGGCTTCATATCGCGCGGGTGCGCGTGCCCCTGGGCGTGATCGCGATCATCTATGAATCGCGGCCGAACGTAACGGCCGATGCCGCGGCCCTCTGCCTGCGTGCCGGCAATGCCGCAATCCTGCGCGGCGGCTCGGAAAGCGTGAATTCCTCGGGCGCCATCCTCGCCAGCTTGAAGCGCGCGCTCAAAAGCACGGGTCTGCCCGAGGGCGCGGTCATGCGCGTGCCGGTCCAGGATCGCGCCGCGGTGGGCGAGCTGCTCAAGCTCGACGATCTGATCGACGTGGTGATCCCGCGCGGCGGCAAGTCGCTGATCGAGCGCGTCGCCGCCGAGAGCCGCATCCCGGTACTGAAGCATCTCGACGGCAATTGCCATACCTATGTCGACGGCGCCGCCGATCTCGCCATGGCGCGGAGGATCGTGCTCAACGCCAAGATGCGCCGCACCGGCATCTGCGGCGCAACCGAGACGCTGCTGGTCGACCGCCGCGTCGCCAAGACTTATCTGCCGCCGATCCTGGACGATCTCGCCAAGGCCGGCTGCGAGCTCCGCGGCGACAGCGAGACGCGCGCGCTCGACCACCGCGTCACGCTCGCCAACGACACGGACTGGGATACCGAATATCTCGACGCCATCATCGCCGTGAAAGTCGTGGACGGCGTCGACGAGGCGATCGCCCATATCAACCGCCATGGCTCGCACCATACCGAGGCGATCGTGACCGCCGACGAGAAGGCGGCCGCGAAGTTCATGGCCGAGGTCGATGCCGGCATCGTGATCCATAACAGCTCGACCCAGTTCGCCGATGGCGGCGAGTTCGGCATGGGGGCCGAGATCGGCATCTCGACCGGCAAGCTCCATGCCCGCGGCCCCGTCGGCGCCGAGCAGCTCACCAGCTACAAATATCTGGTGCGCGGCAGCGGCCAGGTGCGCCCCTGA